A genomic segment from Actinomyces lilanjuaniae encodes:
- a CDS encoding amidohydrolase has product MRDLSVPTVPSRSVQTRMAQETAERQAAAGSAACLAEGVGAPSALRRRLRQTVEVLGPELVALSHDIHEHPETGYQEYHAVAAVADLLRRHDLEPQVGVYGMDTALRAQVGRTGESAPTIAILCEYDALPGIGHGCGHNVMCASSVGAFLALAAVDRIAQEGGGEAAPLPGRVVLQTTPAEENSTAKEILATRGMLDGVDAAVQTHSYAADVTHQTWLGVRRLSVVFRGVPAHASSQPFMGRNALDAATLALTGFGLLRQHLLPMDRLHAVVVDGGEVANVIPERAELAVMVRSKYPETLKEVVARVEEVLYGAALMTGTGVEIRTDSFTNEMPVRDNAPLLESWVRSQRERGRDPLPAGVLSETIAAGTDFGNVSQRVPGIHPLVKVTEGPDVALHTREMAQAAASPAADTAVVDGAYGLAAVSLDWLCDAGLREAVQADFEASGGVVDVEGFWAQ; this is encoded by the coding sequence ATGCGTGACCTCTCTGTCCCCACCGTTCCCTCACGATCTGTTCAGACGCGTATGGCCCAGGAGACAGCCGAGCGCCAGGCCGCAGCGGGGTCTGCCGCCTGCCTCGCGGAGGGCGTCGGTGCCCCGTCGGCCCTGAGACGGCGGCTGAGGCAGACCGTGGAGGTGCTCGGCCCGGAGCTGGTTGCGCTGTCCCACGACATCCACGAACATCCTGAGACCGGCTACCAGGAGTACCACGCTGTTGCTGCTGTGGCCGACCTCCTGCGTCGCCACGACCTGGAGCCCCAGGTCGGCGTCTACGGCATGGACACAGCCCTGAGGGCGCAGGTGGGGCGGACGGGTGAGTCTGCCCCGACCATCGCGATCCTGTGCGAGTACGACGCCCTTCCCGGTATCGGCCACGGCTGCGGTCACAACGTCATGTGCGCCAGCTCGGTGGGTGCCTTCCTGGCGCTGGCGGCCGTAGACCGAATAGCCCAGGAGGGCGGTGGGGAGGCGGCTCCGCTGCCTGGACGCGTCGTGCTGCAGACCACCCCGGCTGAGGAGAACTCGACAGCCAAGGAGATCCTGGCCACCCGGGGCATGCTGGACGGCGTCGATGCGGCTGTCCAGACCCACTCCTACGCCGCTGACGTCACGCACCAGACCTGGCTGGGGGTGCGGCGCCTGAGCGTGGTGTTCCGCGGCGTACCCGCCCACGCCTCCTCCCAGCCGTTCATGGGGCGTAACGCGCTGGACGCTGCCACCCTGGCCCTCACCGGGTTCGGCCTGCTGCGCCAGCACCTGCTGCCCATGGACCGCCTCCACGCCGTGGTAGTGGACGGCGGAGAGGTCGCCAACGTCATCCCGGAGCGCGCTGAGCTGGCTGTCATGGTGCGCTCGAAGTATCCCGAGACCCTCAAGGAGGTCGTTGCCCGGGTGGAGGAGGTGCTGTACGGGGCGGCGCTCATGACCGGTACGGGTGTGGAGATCCGTACAGACTCGTTCACCAACGAGATGCCGGTGCGCGATAACGCCCCGCTCCTGGAGTCGTGGGTGCGCTCCCAGCGGGAGCGGGGCCGCGACCCTCTGCCTGCTGGCGTGCTCAGCGAGACGATCGCCGCCGGGACGGACTTTGGCAACGTCTCCCAGCGCGTGCCGGGGATCCACCCGCTTGTCAAGGTGACCGAGGGTCCTGACGTCGCGCTTCACACCCGCGAGATGGCGCAGGCCGCTGCTTCTCCCGCGGCAGACACGGCCGTGGTGGACGGAGCCTACGGGCTGGCTGCGGTGTCCCTGGACTGGCTGTGCGACGCCGGCCTGCGTGAGGCGGTCCAGGCGGACTTCGAGGCCAGCGGCGGGGTCGTAGACGTGGAGGGGTTCTGGGCGCAGTGA
- a CDS encoding MetQ/NlpA family ABC transporter substrate-binding protein, translating into MSSVSPVSARRRVATAPGRSVGLTRRAFSTGLVVAVGATLAACSSSSGPIPGTEQQGDDVVISIGATPVPHVQILQYVQDNLVEGSGISLDIVEINDYQTPNTSLNDGDLAANFYQTPNFLEQQIDEKGYDFVSIADVHIEPLGLYSSKYTSVDDLPEGGLILINSDPANAARGLQLLADNGLIELDESVEMPSANDVTSNPSGFEFETVDGAQTAASMPDAAAAVINGNYAIDAGLAPNEDSLLLETAEGSPHVNQLVVRAGDREEASLQKLAELLNHDDVRAFIEENWSDGSVLPAF; encoded by the coding sequence ATGTCTTCCGTTTCTCCTGTCTCTGCCCGGCGTCGCGTGGCGACGGCACCGGGCAGGTCGGTCGGCCTGACCCGTCGCGCCTTCTCCACCGGCCTCGTCGTGGCTGTCGGGGCGACCCTGGCCGCTTGCAGCAGCAGCTCGGGGCCGATCCCCGGTACTGAGCAGCAGGGCGACGACGTCGTCATCTCGATCGGTGCCACGCCCGTCCCCCACGTGCAGATCCTGCAGTACGTCCAGGACAACCTGGTCGAGGGCAGCGGTATCAGCCTGGACATCGTGGAGATCAACGACTACCAGACGCCGAACACCTCCTTGAACGATGGTGACCTGGCTGCCAACTTCTACCAGACCCCCAACTTCTTGGAGCAGCAGATCGACGAGAAGGGCTACGACTTCGTCAGTATTGCCGACGTCCACATCGAGCCCCTGGGCCTGTACTCCTCCAAGTACACCTCGGTGGACGACCTGCCTGAGGGGGGTCTTATCCTGATCAACAGTGACCCTGCCAACGCGGCCCGCGGGCTGCAGCTGCTGGCTGACAACGGTCTCATCGAGCTGGACGAGTCCGTCGAGATGCCCAGCGCCAACGACGTCACCTCTAACCCGAGCGGCTTCGAGTTCGAGACCGTCGACGGGGCGCAGACGGCCGCCTCCATGCCTGATGCCGCCGCCGCGGTGATCAACGGCAACTACGCCATCGACGCGGGCCTGGCCCCCAACGAGGACTCGCTGCTCCTGGAGACGGCTGAGGGTAGCCCCCACGTCAACCAGCTCGTCGTGCGCGCCGGGGACCGGGAGGAGGCGAGCCTCCAGAAGCTCGCTGAGCTCCTCAACCACGACGACGTGCGCGCCTTTATTGAGGAGAACTGGAGCGACGGCTCGGTGCTGCCTGCCTTCTGA
- a CDS encoding methionine ABC transporter ATP-binding protein, which translates to MEVAVSGPAVSTPAPEEDAPASPDPMISLKDVRKVYRLRGGAQVRALDGLSLDVAPGTIHGIVGTSGAGKSTLVRCLTSLERPTQGRIRVAGQDMTSLSARQLREARRRIGMVFQHANLLDQRTTAQNIAYPLALAGVPRGQRRQTVERMLELVGLADRGASYPAQLSGGQKQRVGIARALADDPSVLLCDEPTSALDPETTRSILDLIRDVRDALGLTVIIITHEMSVVRQVCDAVSLLEAGRVVEGGRLEDVVLDTSSRLSREVVPLPAVPEAARSQGDAVLDVCVTAHPGEPAAVALMSMVAELGGDIASGVFETVGAAQIGRLAVTVPATQASRCVTALRQAGITAEVRA; encoded by the coding sequence ATGGAGGTAGCAGTGAGCGGACCAGCGGTGAGCACACCGGCTCCCGAGGAGGACGCCCCGGCGTCGCCCGACCCCATGATCTCGCTGAAGGACGTCCGCAAGGTCTACCGACTACGTGGAGGAGCGCAGGTGCGTGCCCTGGACGGGCTGAGCCTTGACGTCGCCCCCGGGACCATCCACGGCATCGTCGGGACCTCCGGGGCGGGCAAGTCCACGCTGGTGCGCTGCCTGACCTCCCTGGAGCGTCCCACCCAGGGGCGCATCCGTGTGGCCGGGCAGGACATGACATCCCTGTCCGCGCGTCAGCTGCGTGAGGCCCGCCGTCGTATCGGGATGGTCTTCCAGCACGCCAACCTCCTGGACCAGCGCACCACGGCGCAGAACATTGCCTACCCCCTGGCCCTGGCGGGCGTGCCCAGGGGCCAGCGCCGCCAGACCGTCGAGCGCATGCTTGAGCTCGTGGGACTGGCTGACCGGGGTGCCTCCTACCCGGCACAGCTCTCCGGCGGTCAGAAGCAGCGTGTCGGTATCGCCCGGGCGCTGGCCGACGACCCCTCCGTCCTCCTGTGCGATGAGCCCACCTCTGCCCTGGACCCGGAGACCACGCGCTCCATCCTGGACCTTATCAGGGACGTGCGTGACGCCCTGGGGCTGACCGTCATTATCATCACCCACGAGATGAGCGTGGTCCGCCAGGTCTGTGACGCGGTGAGCCTGCTGGAGGCAGGCCGGGTCGTGGAGGGCGGCCGCCTGGAGGACGTCGTGCTCGACACCTCCTCCCGGCTCTCCCGTGAGGTGGTCCCCCTCCCGGCGGTCCCTGAGGCTGCTCGGTCCCAGGGGGATGCCGTCCTTGACGTCTGTGTCACGGCACACCCTGGTGAGCCGGCCGCTGTTGCCCTGATGTCGATGGTGGCCGAGCTGGGCGGGGACATCGCCTCCGGGGTCTTCGAGACGGTCGGGGCAGCCCAGATCGGCCGTCTAGCCGTGACTGTTCCTGCTACCCAGGCATCGCGCTGCGTCACCGCGCTGCGCCAGGCCGGTATCACTGCGGAGGTACGAGCGTGA
- a CDS encoding LssY C-terminal domain-containing protein, translated as MRPRPASAPVYPAGSAKLSATEARRWGLDDVLDALFFAAAALAALWLAWLLLGSGWHLEPWAALNVVLFWVVLAYLALPRLHQVLTWLYVPEYFIGRTRTADGLLGDPVNLAVQGHEEDIHEAMTTAGWVRADPISLRTSWNIVVSSLLRRSYPAAPVSDLLLFGRKQDFAYQKEVEGNPAQRHHIRFWHAPSGWVMPGGRRVEWLAAATYDRSVGLSTLTLQVTHKIDANIDVERNYVVDDVLWANQAAELSVWPDFFTAYHDKNGGGDRVVTDGDLYVLDLNEVVPGLRGSSELAEARQAEAQVRRRRPPELVVAVVLLVLVTVVNVLRLVTSGVVGTLADGLEGAGVADERGAVLTVAVTVTVILMAAIAGLGVAAWFGHPRGRIALMVFLTLHIINTMTQVSAVGERQAGWGVVVSASLSVLALLAMSARPCHEWERARKTERLRVREGEPVREGR; from the coding sequence GTGCGCCCCCGTCCCGCCTCGGCACCGGTCTACCCGGCAGGCTCGGCCAAGCTCTCAGCCACGGAGGCCCGAAGGTGGGGACTTGATGACGTCCTGGACGCGCTCTTCTTCGCTGCCGCTGCCTTGGCTGCCCTGTGGCTTGCCTGGCTCCTGCTCGGCTCTGGCTGGCACTTGGAGCCATGGGCGGCCCTCAACGTCGTCCTCTTCTGGGTGGTGCTGGCCTACCTCGCCCTGCCGCGCCTGCACCAGGTGCTCACCTGGCTCTACGTCCCCGAGTACTTCATCGGGCGGACCCGCACCGCCGACGGCCTGCTGGGCGACCCGGTCAACCTTGCCGTCCAGGGCCACGAGGAGGACATCCACGAGGCCATGACAACGGCTGGGTGGGTACGAGCCGACCCCATATCCCTGCGCACCTCGTGGAACATTGTCGTCTCCTCCCTGCTGCGCCGCTCCTACCCTGCCGCCCCGGTATCCGACCTGCTGCTCTTCGGACGCAAGCAGGACTTTGCCTACCAGAAGGAGGTCGAGGGCAACCCTGCCCAGCGCCACCACATCCGCTTCTGGCACGCCCCCAGCGGATGGGTCATGCCCGGTGGGCGCCGCGTGGAGTGGCTGGCGGCGGCCACCTACGACCGCTCCGTGGGGCTGTCCACCCTCACCCTCCAGGTGACCCACAAGATCGACGCCAATATCGACGTCGAGCGCAACTACGTCGTCGACGACGTGCTGTGGGCCAACCAGGCGGCTGAGCTGTCGGTGTGGCCGGACTTCTTCACCGCCTACCATGACAAGAACGGTGGTGGGGACCGGGTCGTCACCGACGGTGACCTCTACGTCCTCGACCTCAACGAGGTGGTACCGGGGCTGCGTGGCAGCAGCGAGCTGGCTGAGGCCCGGCAGGCCGAGGCCCAGGTGCGCAGGAGAAGACCCCCTGAGCTGGTGGTCGCCGTGGTCCTGCTGGTCCTGGTGACAGTGGTCAACGTGCTCAGGCTGGTCACCTCAGGTGTCGTGGGGACGCTGGCTGACGGCCTGGAAGGGGCAGGTGTGGCCGACGAACGAGGGGCCGTGCTGACGGTCGCCGTCACGGTCACGGTTATTCTTATGGCAGCTATCGCAGGCCTGGGGGTGGCGGCCTGGTTCGGACACCCGCGTGGGCGGATCGCACTCATGGTGTTCTTGACCCTCCACATCATCAACACCATGACTCAGGTATCGGCCGTGGGTGAGCGCCAGGCCGGGTGGGGAGTGGTGGTGTCGGCGTCCTTGAGCGTCCTGGCGCTGCTGGCCATGTCCGCGCGGCCCTGCCACGAGTGGGAGCGGGCGCGCAAGACGGAGCGGCTGCGTGTGCGTGAGGGGGAACCGGTGCGGGAAGGAAGGTAG
- the upp gene encoding uracil phosphoribosyltransferase, with protein sequence MRLLVADHPLINHKLSVLRDARTPSAVFRLLVDELVTLLAYEATREVRTEQVDITTPVAVAHCRRLADPRPIVVPILRAGLGMLEGMTRLLPTAEVGFLGMKRDDDTLEVETYANRLPEDLSGRQCFVIDPMLATGHTLVAAIDYLLERGARDVTAICLIAAPEGVAALEAAVGQRANVTVVTAAVDDSLNEHAYIVPGLGDAGDRLYGIVD encoded by the coding sequence ATGCGCCTGCTCGTTGCCGACCACCCGCTCATCAACCACAAGCTCTCCGTCCTGCGTGACGCCAGGACACCCTCGGCGGTCTTCCGCCTGCTGGTAGACGAGCTCGTGACCCTCCTGGCCTACGAGGCCACACGGGAGGTGCGTACCGAGCAGGTGGACATCACCACTCCCGTGGCCGTGGCCCACTGCCGCCGTCTGGCCGACCCTCGCCCTATCGTGGTGCCGATCCTGCGGGCCGGGCTGGGCATGCTGGAGGGCATGACCCGGCTGCTACCCACGGCTGAGGTCGGGTTCCTCGGCATGAAGCGCGACGACGACACCCTTGAGGTAGAGACCTACGCCAACCGCCTCCCCGAGGACCTATCGGGGCGCCAGTGCTTCGTCATCGACCCGATGCTGGCCACCGGGCACACCCTGGTCGCAGCCATCGACTACCTGCTGGAACGCGGCGCCCGCGACGTCACCGCCATCTGCCTCATCGCTGCCCCCGAGGGCGTAGCCGCCCTGGAGGCGGCGGTCGGCCAGCGCGCCAACGTCACTGTGGTGACCGCTGCAGTAGATGACAGCCTCAACGAGCACGCCTACATCGTGCCGGGCCTGGGCGACGCCGGGGACCGGCTCTACGGGATCGTGGACTAG
- a CDS encoding low molecular weight phosphotyrosine protein phosphatase, producing the protein MTVSSAPVALPPPQTDGLYQVMLVCTGNICRSAMARVVLCDRLAAVGVDRGPGGAARRAQHAVSRRVPVAGTSVVVWSAGTSDEEEGSPIDPRARRVLAEAGYTSPTASEAIAGHRAHRISDAEILGNDLLLAMTAHHWRELRRRGERLGADPSRVVMYRALDPEVSPQPGASPVSGTAAAPGAVPDLPDPWYGSVEDFTDTLQVVERVSDELAVRLRPWM; encoded by the coding sequence ATGACTGTCTCGAGCGCCCCTGTCGCCCTGCCGCCGCCCCAGACTGACGGCCTGTACCAGGTCATGCTGGTCTGCACCGGCAACATCTGCCGCTCCGCCATGGCGAGGGTGGTGCTGTGCGACCGCCTTGCTGCCGTAGGGGTGGACAGGGGGCCAGGTGGCGCAGCCAGGCGCGCTCAGCACGCTGTCTCGCGGCGGGTGCCCGTGGCCGGGACCAGCGTCGTGGTCTGGTCGGCAGGCACCTCCGACGAGGAGGAGGGCAGTCCCATTGACCCCCGGGCGCGGCGCGTGCTGGCTGAGGCGGGCTACACCAGCCCGACGGCCTCTGAGGCCATTGCGGGCCACCGTGCCCACCGCATCAGCGACGCTGAGATCCTGGGTAACGACCTTCTCCTGGCCATGACCGCCCACCACTGGCGTGAGCTGCGGCGCCGGGGTGAGCGCCTGGGCGCTGACCCCTCCCGTGTAGTGATGTACCGGGCGCTGGATCCTGAGGTGTCGCCTCAGCCGGGTGCGTCGCCGGTATCCGGCACTGCGGCGGCTCCGGGGGCGGTGCCAGACCTGCCCGATCCCTGGTACGGGTCCGTGGAGGACTTTACTGACACGCTCCAGGTGGTCGAGCGTGTCAGTGACGAGCTGGCCGTGCGGCTGCGGCCCTGGATGTGA
- a CDS encoding alpha/beta hydrolase produces the protein MSPAPSSPSSASGPLAESLTPDILGDPWVARHLPVRESPRKAPGAHHAVLVHQHQAGRAGVPRHAKAVLYIHGHSDYFFQTHLAQAYLETGYEFYALELRSCARAGIGHPRPHSVRDLRVHDEEIAKALHVIRTEHGHATVVLNGHSTGGLQAVIWAADHPATVQAVVLNSPWLDLQASAFMRSYGTAFVDLLSRHDPDRVIPDPRNPRRGAGVPDVYVRSLHQHWEGEWDWDLALKPAVSLPARAGFLTAVRRLHREVHHGLGIQEPVLLCCSTTTGPVSPTVQEAQRSDVVLSVEQMLARAPLLGPDVTVCQVPEGVHDLSLSRPAARAQYLASVTQWLRARLG, from the coding sequence ATGAGTCCCGCACCGTCCTCACCCTCGTCTGCCTCCGGCCCCCTCGCCGAGAGCCTCACACCTGACATCCTGGGAGACCCGTGGGTGGCCCGGCACCTCCCCGTGCGGGAGTCACCCCGGAAGGCGCCCGGCGCCCACCACGCCGTCCTGGTCCATCAGCACCAGGCCGGGCGGGCAGGCGTGCCACGACACGCCAAGGCCGTGCTCTACATCCACGGCCACAGCGACTACTTCTTCCAGACCCACCTAGCCCAGGCCTACCTGGAGACGGGCTACGAGTTCTACGCCCTCGAGCTGCGCTCCTGCGCCCGGGCCGGGATCGGGCACCCACGCCCCCACAGCGTGCGCGACCTCCGCGTCCACGACGAGGAGATCGCCAAGGCGCTGCACGTCATCCGCACCGAGCACGGGCACGCAACCGTGGTCCTCAACGGGCACTCCACCGGTGGCCTGCAGGCAGTCATCTGGGCGGCCGACCACCCGGCCACGGTGCAGGCAGTAGTCCTCAACTCACCCTGGCTGGACCTACAGGCCTCCGCGTTCATGCGCTCCTACGGAACCGCCTTCGTGGATCTCCTGTCCCGTCACGACCCCGACCGAGTCATCCCCGACCCCCGCAACCCGAGGCGGGGAGCCGGCGTCCCCGACGTCTACGTACGCTCCCTGCACCAGCACTGGGAGGGTGAGTGGGACTGGGACCTGGCCCTCAAGCCGGCGGTGTCCCTCCCGGCGCGCGCCGGCTTCCTGACAGCGGTCCGCCGCCTGCACCGCGAGGTGCACCACGGCCTGGGCATCCAGGAGCCTGTCCTGCTGTGCTGCTCGACGACCACGGGGCCGGTATCACCGACGGTCCAGGAGGCCCAGCGCAGCGACGTGGTGCTGTCAGTGGAGCAGATGCTGGCACGCGCACCCCTCCTGGGACCGGACGTGACGGTCTGTCAGGTCCCCGAGGGGGTCCACGACCTGTCGCTGTCCCGGCCCGCCGCCCGAGCCCAGTACCTGGCCTCGGTCACCCAGTGGCTGCGGGCCCGGCTGGGCTGA